TTCGTCGAACAGCCGCATCTCCGCGGGTTCAGGAAAGGCCCTTTCTGTGAGTGCCGTCAATTCTTCCGTTTCAAACTTTGACCGCAAGGATCTCGACAGCCTTGCTCGGTGGAGTAAGGACCGGGGCAGATCGCTTGCCGAGGCTACGGCAACCCTTAGGAACAGGGATGTCCGCAATGTATTGATAAGTTCATTCAACATGGGCCGTTGGAACATGTGGGATACTTTCGGACTTTGGGTCTATGACATCCGCCGAGGAGGTTTTTGTTTCTTGCCCTTCGGTTACGGCTGGAGTTCGCCCTACGGTTTCTTCTACGGTCACGGCATCAATTGGTATAACTTGCCGGTGATAATCCGGAACATCTCTACAACGCCTAATCCAACAACCGGAACGACCGCTCCGTCGAGCGGACAGGACGGTACAAAGGTCAGGGCCCGCCCTGCGGCTCCGGCATATTCCAGGATCGAATCTGACCGCAGAAACACGCCTATCCGAGTGGCTCCTGAGGTGCCGCCGATGTTCGGCCCGCAGCCGACGGGTACCCTAAGGGTGGCTGCTCCAGCGATGGTAGAAGCGGCTCCGCCTGCACAGAACACGGCACGTCCGACACGGCCATAATTATATTGAAAGGGTTTCGAGAAGGCTGCCTCATTTGGCAGCCTTTTTATTTTGCAAGCGTGGCCACGGCCTCTACCGGGATCTGCTCTCGCAGATACGGTTCAGCTATAAGGAAAATGGACTGCAAGCCGTTGAAGAACATATGCAGTAGGATACACGGCAGAAGATTACCGGAGACTATTCGGATGAAAGTGAGTATCACGCTGAGCAGAGTAAGCAGAAAGATCGTTGAAAAACTTGGATAGTACTGCGGCACGTGAACTACAGCGAAGAGCATCGTTGTGAATGCAAAGGCCGCCGGCACGCCAAATTTCGCTTGGAACGACGAGTAGACAACACCCCGATAGACAACCTCTTCCACAATAGGAGCCGTAACTGTAGCGATCACTGCGATTACATATACCGCCTCTCGCGAACTTTTCAGGATCCTGAGAAGCTCATTTTCCTGTTCGGGAAAATAATGTCCAACGATCGCGGCAAGTGCGAAAAAACCTGACAAGATAAGAAAATAATGCCACCAGCGAAAGCCGCCGCGTTCCCAACCGAGTGACTCCCTGAATCTGAATCGGGACATCCTCGTGACGACCAGCCAAGCAAGGCCGAGGGTCAACAAATGGGCCGGTATGATGCCGACGAGCTGGAGTATTATCGAGGTCGGATCAGATTTCGCAAACTCCATTATCTGGTCCGTATTGGCGACAGGCGTAGAGAGCGTCGCAAGATACGGCAGTAAAAAGAGCGAAGGTATGAGCATGATAAGCAACACGCTCGCGAACCATACGCCGATAGCTTCGCCCACGGACCATTTCGGGGAATTAGGTGACTGAATGTCGTCGGATGCCGGCAGCTTGCTTTCTTCGATTACCACGAGTGAGAGTTTAGCCAATCAACATAAACTCGCCAAGTTTGTCTTTCTAATTTGAACCACGAGGCGATTCGCGATAGTCTAGAAACCCGTGGAGCACCACGGCAATTTAAGCTCACAAAATGTTATTGCGGTAATACCGGCAAGGTATTCGTCGACCCGTTTGCCCGGAAAAATGCTGGCCGAGATCGGCGGCTTGCCGATGGTGGTGTTGACTGCGAAACGGGCCGTGAAAGCCTCGTTGGTTGACCGGGTTATCGTGGCGACGGACGACGACCGCGTCGCACAGGCTGCGGCTGCTCATGGTTTTGAGGCGGTAATGACCTCGCCGTATCATGCGTCGGGCAGCGACCGTATCGCTGAGGTTGCCGAAGGCCTGCCGGCAGGCTCGATCATAGTGAACGTGCAGGGCGACGAGCCTCTTATTTCGGCGGAAACAATAGACCATGCTGTTGAGGCGATGTTAAGGTCCGACGCGGACATCGTTACGACGTCGGAGTCGATCGATAGCGTTGATGATATTTTTGACAGCAATATCGTTAAGGCGGTCGTCGGCGAGGATGGCAATGCTGTCTATTTTTCTCGATCGCCGGTGCCATATTTGCGCGACGCCGCGATGCTCCACGGCGGCGATCTGCGAAAAGCGTTGATGAGCGAACCGCAACTGCTCTCTGCGTTTCGCAAACATACAGGGCTGTATGTTTACAGGCGTGAATATCTTCTTGAATTCACGAAAATGCCGCAATCGCGGCTGGAAAAATTGGAAATGCTCGAACAGCTCCGAGCATTGGAGAACGGTGCTCGAATAATGGTCGTCAATGCTTTGGAGAGGTCGATCGGGGTTGATAGCGAGGCCGATCTTGAACGTGTCAGAGGAATGTTCACCGGAGGCTAGGCGGAAAGGATCATATGACCAAATACATATTTGTTACAGGCGGCGTTGTTTCAAGTCTTGGAAAGGGAATCGCTGCAAGTTCGATAGGATGCTTGCTCGAGGCACGAGGGCTCAAGGTTCAGATGATGAAGCTCGATCCGTATATAAATGTAGATCCGGGCACAATGTCGCCGTTTCAGCACGGCGAGGTCTTTGTGACCGATGACGGAGCTGAGACTGATCTTGATCTAGGCCATTACGAGCGTTTTACCCACGCCAAGCTGTCGCAGGCGAATAATTGGACCAGCGGCCGTATCTATCTTTCCGTTATCGAAAAGGAACGCCGCGGCGAATACCTCGGCAAGACCATTCAGGTCATTCCGCACATCACTGATGAGATAAAGGATGCCGTTCGAAAGGTCGCAGAAATGCACGAACCCGACGTTCTGATCGTCGAGATCGGCGGTACTGTCGGCGACATCGAGTCTCTACCGTTTATGGAAGCCATTCGTCAGATGGGCAACGAGGTCGGGCGGAACAACGCGATCTTTGTGCACGTAACGCTCGTGCCCTTCATTGCCGCCGCCGGAGAATTGAAGACCAAACCGACACAGCACAGCGTCCGCGAGCTCCGCGAGATCGGTATCGCGCCGGACGTTCTGCTTTGCCGTTCGGACAGGCCACTCTCAGCCGATCTTCGTCGAAAGATCGCACTGTTCTGCAATGTTCAGGAGAATGCCGTTGTTTCTGCACTCGACGTAGAAACGATATACGAGGTGCCACTTGCGTTTCACGATCAAGGGCTCGATGACCTTATAGTGAACACGCTTCACCTGAACGAGCAATTCCCAACGGCCGAACTTCGCCCTTGGCGCGAACTCGTAGCCACGATCAAGGAGCCGTCCGAAGGCGCGGTCAGCATAGCGATCGTTGGAAAGTACGTTGAACTCGAAGACTCTTACAAATCGCTTCGCGAGGCACTGACCCACGCCGGCGTAGCGAATGACCTTCGCGTGAATGTGACTTGGATCGAATCCGAAAATCTGATGAAGGACGGCTATGAGGTCGATCTGCAGGACTTTGACGCGATACTTGTCCCCGGCGGCTTCGGCAAACGCGGCATCGGCGGTATGCTCCGTGCGATCAAATACGCACGCCGATCGGGAACGCCTTATTTCGGCATCTGTCTGGGAATGCAGACCGCTTGTATCGAATTCGCCCGCAACGTCTGCGGTATGAGCGACGCCGATTCGACCGAATTCAATGAAGCGACGCCGTTCCCGGTCATATTTAAACTCCGTGATCTGGTTGATGTAGAAGAATACGGCGGTACGATGCGTCTCGGAGCATGGGATTGCTCTCTTAAGGAAGGTTCGCTAGCACGCGACGTGTACCACAGAGCCGATACTATTAGTGAAAGGCACCGCCACAGATACGAATTCAACCCTGAGTTTCGCGACGTACTCGAACGTGAAGGACTGGTATTCAGCGGAGTCTCGCCTGACGGGAAATTTGTCGAGATGGTCGAGCTGCCGCGTGAGGTGCATCCGTATTTCATCGCTTGCCAATTTCATCCTGAATATAAGTCTAAACCGCTCGACGTGCACCCGCTGTTTGACGCTTTTGTAAAAGCCGCATGGAATAATCGGGTCAGAAGCGAGAACCTGGAGCACGATGTGACCAGCGAAAAGCCGTTGGAACTGCCTGAACGAGCAGAGGTCGCGGCGGACTAAGTTCAGCAGCAGCGTAACGCAGGTATCCGACAGTAAAAGACTGTCTGTGCTAATCTGTGTCTATATTTGGTTCTAGTGATTATGCAGTCTTTTTCTGTCGGTAATGTGGGATTTGGAAGGGGCGATCTTAGCTTTATTCTGGGACCCTGCGTTGTGGAATCGTACGAACATGCTTCGATGATGGCTTCTTCGATCAAAGAGATCTGCGATCGTGTCGGCGTAGGCTTCATCTATAAGTCGTCATTCGACAAGGCGAACCGCAGCTCGATCGAGAGCTTTCGCGGCGACGGTCTGGATCGCGGGCTTGAGATCTTGGCTCGGGTGAAGGATGAGGTCGGCGTCTCCGTGATCACCGATATTCATGAACCGTGGCAGGCGGAAAAGGCAGCCGCGGTCGCTGATATGCTGCAAATTCCGGCTTTCCTGTGCCGCCAGACCGATCTGCTGATCGCCGCCGCAAAGACCGGAAAAGCCGTAAATGTTAAGAAGGGGCAGTTTTTGAGCCCGTGGGACGCGAAGAACATCGTCGAAAAACTGCAGGCGGCCGGCTGCGATAAGATACTGCTGACCGAACGCGGTGCGAGTTTTGGATACAACAATCTTGTTGTTGACCTACGATCGTTCCCGGTTATGCGGTCTTTTGGTGTGCCGGTAGTTTTTGATGTGACGCATTCGCTTCAGCTTCCGGGCGGATTAGGGAAAGCAACGGGCGGACAAGCGGAATACATCGAACATTTTGCACGAGCGGGCGTCGCATGCGGGGTCGATGCCGTATTTATGGAGGTCCACAACGATCCGTCAAAGGCTCCAAGCGATGGACCGAATCAGCTGCCTATGTCGCGGCTTGAATCCCTGTTGACGATACTGAAAAAGATCCACGAACTGATAAATGAAAAAACACCTTAGGCAAATCAGGTTGGTCGGGAGAGGATTCTTTCGATTGGGCTTTACTTCGCTGTTGACAGTTGCTGTGTCTTCGGCACTTTTCGCCCAGGCAGATACACGCCTCTCGGCAACCTGGCAGGTTGAAAAATACGACATCAAGGTCAGTTTGCCGTCGGATGAGCGGTCGCGAAATGCAGATGTTGTTTCCATCGTTGAAGTGAAGAACATCTCCGGACGTCCCGCGTCGTCGTTGACATTGCGTATCACACCGTTCGCCGAGGTCTCGTCTGTAAAGATAGGCGGAGCGTCCGTTGAGCCAAACAAGAGTGAGGAGAAGTTAGGCGGCGGATTGAGTTTACAGCGGTTGGTGATGCGGCTGCCTTCGATCGC
This sequence is a window from Acidobacteriota bacterium. Protein-coding genes within it:
- a CDS encoding FecR domain-containing protein — translated: MKTAKLFVSSFLVVVAAAAGAAVAQSTADKYIISAKAGGINYVEGNVVSLTQDGVGSRAFKGDRLEVGERLQTGVNSRAEVLLNPGSYVRLGSNAELSLVDDSLDNLRLRVDRGAAMFEIFATKDFTVSVVTDGGDVVLSRSGIYRVNASNAGSTKVEVFDGRASLSSNSRISAGSGKALSVSAVNSSVSNFDRKDLDSLARWSKDRGRSLAEATATLRNRDVRNVLISSFNMGRWNMWDTFGLWVYDIRRGGFCFLPFGYGWSSPYGFFYGHGINWYNLPVIIRNISTTPNPTTGTTAPSSGQDGTKVRARPAAPAYSRIESDRRNTPIRVAPEVPPMFGPQPTGTLRVAAPAMVEAAPPAQNTARPTRP
- a CDS encoding CPBP family intramembrane metalloprotease; this encodes MAKLSLVVIEESKLPASDDIQSPNSPKWSVGEAIGVWFASVLLIMLIPSLFLLPYLATLSTPVANTDQIMEFAKSDPTSIILQLVGIIPAHLLTLGLAWLVVTRMSRFRFRESLGWERGGFRWWHYFLILSGFFALAAIVGHYFPEQENELLRILKSSREAVYVIAVIATVTAPIVEEVVYRGVVYSSFQAKFGVPAAFAFTTMLFAVVHVPQYYPSFSTIFLLTLLSVILTFIRIVSGNLLPCILLHMFFNGLQSIFLIAEPYLREQIPVEAVATLAK
- the kdsB gene encoding 3-deoxy-manno-octulosonate cytidylyltransferase, whose product is MEHHGNLSSQNVIAVIPARYSSTRLPGKMLAEIGGLPMVVLTAKRAVKASLVDRVIVATDDDRVAQAAAAHGFEAVMTSPYHASGSDRIAEVAEGLPAGSIIVNVQGDEPLISAETIDHAVEAMLRSDADIVTTSESIDSVDDIFDSNIVKAVVGEDGNAVYFSRSPVPYLRDAAMLHGGDLRKALMSEPQLLSAFRKHTGLYVYRREYLLEFTKMPQSRLEKLEMLEQLRALENGARIMVVNALERSIGVDSEADLERVRGMFTGG
- a CDS encoding CTP synthase is translated as MTKYIFVTGGVVSSLGKGIAASSIGCLLEARGLKVQMMKLDPYINVDPGTMSPFQHGEVFVTDDGAETDLDLGHYERFTHAKLSQANNWTSGRIYLSVIEKERRGEYLGKTIQVIPHITDEIKDAVRKVAEMHEPDVLIVEIGGTVGDIESLPFMEAIRQMGNEVGRNNAIFVHVTLVPFIAAAGELKTKPTQHSVRELREIGIAPDVLLCRSDRPLSADLRRKIALFCNVQENAVVSALDVETIYEVPLAFHDQGLDDLIVNTLHLNEQFPTAELRPWRELVATIKEPSEGAVSIAIVGKYVELEDSYKSLREALTHAGVANDLRVNVTWIESENLMKDGYEVDLQDFDAILVPGGFGKRGIGGMLRAIKYARRSGTPYFGICLGMQTACIEFARNVCGMSDADSTEFNEATPFPVIFKLRDLVDVEEYGGTMRLGAWDCSLKEGSLARDVYHRADTISERHRHRYEFNPEFRDVLEREGLVFSGVSPDGKFVEMVELPREVHPYFIACQFHPEYKSKPLDVHPLFDAFVKAAWNNRVRSENLEHDVTSEKPLELPERAEVAAD
- the kdsA gene encoding 3-deoxy-8-phosphooctulonate synthase, which translates into the protein MQSFSVGNVGFGRGDLSFILGPCVVESYEHASMMASSIKEICDRVGVGFIYKSSFDKANRSSIESFRGDGLDRGLEILARVKDEVGVSVITDIHEPWQAEKAAAVADMLQIPAFLCRQTDLLIAAAKTGKAVNVKKGQFLSPWDAKNIVEKLQAAGCDKILLTERGASFGYNNLVVDLRSFPVMRSFGVPVVFDVTHSLQLPGGLGKATGGQAEYIEHFARAGVACGVDAVFMEVHNDPSKAPSDGPNQLPMSRLESLLTILKKIHELINEKTP